The Dioscorea cayenensis subsp. rotundata cultivar TDr96_F1 unplaced genomic scaffold, TDr96_F1_v2_PseudoChromosome.rev07_lg8_w22 25.fasta BLBR01001033.1, whole genome shotgun sequence genome has a window encoding:
- the LOC120255503 gene encoding E3 ubiquitin-protein ligase PRT6-like, translated as MPYEIFGIVFIKHKLRGWSSSHASLPEQTNHGETFPDTQFWKQAVDPILAYDPFASLMMVLSNIILYMECTITCYSNCYFDVSCFGDWILNDVCEVIGRSELALKYFFSDCIDSSLYPKDMIRRLTLPYLRRCALLWQLIQSSNLAPSCNSSYTGKGQISSMDNTSVIENSYLAIELTSLRELENMFQICTLEVILQDEFVRILAKKWCQHFCGKFKVCKYEHFYYCSPAIPFKLMQLPRIYEDLLQSYVKLQCCHCKSIPDEPALCLLCGKLCSPSWKYCCRENRCLEHAMTCGAGIGVFLLVRKTTILLQRSVRLAFWPSPYLDAYGEEDLDMARGEPLYLNEDRYKALAYMVASHSFDHTSEILHQAAIGLLVAD; from the exons TGCCATATGAAATTTTTGGCATTGTATTTATAAAACACAAACTTCGTGGCTGGTCAA GTTCACATGCTTCCCTCCCAGAACAAACCAACCATGGAGAAACCTTTCCTGACACACAATTCTGGAAGCAGGCTGTTGATCCTATCCTTGCTTATGACCCTTTTGCTTCACTGATGATG GTACTGAGCAACATTATTCTCTATATGGAat GCACGATTACATGCTATAGCAACTGCTACTTTGATGTATCTTGCTTTGGTGATTGGATTCTTAATGATGTTTGCGAGGTCATTGGAAGATCGGAACTTGCACTGAAGTATTTCTTTTCAGACTGTATAGATTCTTCTCTGTATCCAAAAGATATGATTCGTAGGTTAACCCTTCCATATCTACGAAGGTGTGCATTGCTTTGGCAATTAATCCAATCTTCCAACTTAGCTCCTTCATGCAACAGTTCTTATACTGGGAAAGGACAGATTTCTAGCATGGATAACACTTCTGTCATTGAAAATTCCTACCTTGCAATTGAACTAACCAGTCTAAGGGAATTAGAGAATATGTTCCAAATTTGCACATTGGAAGTGATTCTTCAAGATGAATTTGTTCGCATCTTGGCTAAAAAGTGGTGTCAACATTTTTGTGGGAAGTTCAAAGTTTGCAAATATGAGCATTTTTATTATTGCTCACCTGCAATTCCATTTAAGTTGATGCAATTACCTCGGATTTATGAAGATCTTCTGCAGAG TTATGTAAAGCTACAGTGTTGTCATTGCAAATCTATTCCAGATGAGCCTGCACTATGCTTGCTGTGTGGCAAATTATGTTCTCCAAGCTGGAAATATTGTTGCAG AGAGAACAGATGCTTAGAGCATGCAATGACCTGTGGTGCTGGTATTGGTGTATTTCTGTTGGTCAGG AAGACTACAATATTATTACAGAGATCTGTGCGTCTGGCCTTTTGGCCATCTCCATATTTGGATGCCTATGGAGAAGAG GACCTTGATATGGCCCGGGGAGAGCCCCTGTATTTAAATGAGGATCGCTACAAAGCACTTGCTTATATG